One Aspergillus oryzae RIB40 DNA, chromosome 2 genomic window carries:
- a CDS encoding uncharacterized protein (predicted protein) produces the protein MRNTDSLLYSTACLLASRYVPGIPPPIVHTMNLQVRHKAVNLLWEKPPLKYESLQALALLCLWPAAGQKEFPIDGWLLSGTAINHALVSFDFLNHVPSELLIDNDIAAQLRLWNAFCLTQLHFAVGNARPFHLPQRYLDYCPRLLEHPAATVEDGKVVAEIQLYLITLRLQANEQRMRFAEVEYEEIERWKVEWAHLLVSGSVKSSCIGQQ, from the exons ATGAGGAACACCGATTCGTTGTTATATAGTACTGCCTGTCTTCTGGCCTCCCGATATGTGCCAGGCATACCACCACCGATTGTCCATACCATGAACCTCCAAGTTCGACATAAGGCAGTCAATCTGCTGTGGGAGAAACCGCCTTTGAAATACGAATCGCTCCAGGCACTCGCCCTTCTTTGTTTATGGCCAGCGGCGGGTCAGAAGGAGTTCCCCATAGATGGCTGGTTACTGAGCGGGACTGCAATCAATCATGCCCTCGTCTCCTTTGACTTCCTCAATCATGTGCCTTCAGAGCTTCTCATTGATAACGATATCGCCGCTCAATTGCGGCTCTGGAACGCTTTCTGTTTAACACAGTTACA TTTCGCTGTTGGCAACGCACGTCCATTCCATTTACCACAGAGATATCTCGATTATTGCCCACGACTTCTTGAGCACCCCGCTGCAACAGTTGAGGATGGCAAGGTCGTAGCAGAGATCCAGTTGTACTTGATCACATTGCGACTCCAAGCCAACGAGCAACGTATGCGATTCGCGGAGGTTGAATACGAAGAGATTGAACGATGGAAAGTTGAATGGGCCCATCTTCTTG TCTCTGGTTCTGTCAAATCCTCCTGCATCGGACAGCAATGA
- a CDS encoding uncharacterized protein (predicted protein), with protein MWSDATTAIPSIEERLTSLERSMREMTGMLRQILNQSPSVSNISVPPLARSVHTEETASIEGNSFGPFLPKPVRLIQDLQSEFFGETNRIPVESPFLGNSFEKGILDSKLSLKLVQLYGHSSCPSASIAANA; from the coding sequence ATGTGGTCAGACGCAACGACAGCTATCCCCTCCATCGAGGAGCGTCTCACTTCCCTAGAGAGGAGTATGAGAGAGATGACCGGCATGCTTCGGCAGATCTTGAATCAATCACCAAGCGTCTCTAATATCTCCGTCCCTCCGCTAGCTCGGAGTGTTCATACGGAAGAAACGGCCTCCATTGAAGGAAACTCATTCGGTCCTTTCCTACCTAAACCCGTTCGGCTAATTCAGGACCTCCAATCTGAGTTTTTTGGGGAGACAAACCGCATCCCTGTTGAATCTCCTTTCTTGGGTAACAGTTTTGAGAAGGGTATCTTAGATTCTAAGTTGTCTCTCAAGTTGGTACAGCTGTATGGTCACTCGTCATGTCCATCTGCCTCTATAGCCGCTAATGCTTGA